AATCTTTATCCCTTTAAAGAGACAATCAAAAAAAAGGGAGTAGAGGATGCGGACGCGATTGAAAATATTGATATCGGCGGTCCGGCTATGTTGCGCGCGGCCGCAAAAAATCATGCCCATGTAGCGGTGGTGACGGACCCCGGGGACTATTCCCAAGTGTTGGAAGAAGCCCGTGGCAACGGCCTTCGTTTCGATACCCGTAGACATTTGGCGGCGAAAGCCTTCCGTCATACCGCTGCTTATGATGCGTTAGTTGCCGACTACATGACTGACGAGGTGTTTCCGGAAACGCTGACGCTCACGTATGAGAAAAAACAAGCGCTCCGTTACGGGGAGAACCCTCATCAGGGTGCATCGTTTTATCAGCACCCGTTGCCGGCAGTTACATCGCTCGCAGCGGCTGAGCAATTGCACGGAAAAGAACTTTCGTATAACAACATTAATGATAGTAACGCTGCGTTTGCCCTTGTCTCCGAATTCAGCGATACAAAGGCGGCTGTTGCTGTGAAGCATACGAACCCATGCGGCGTTGGCATCGGTGATACACTGCCGAGAGCATTTGAAGAAGCCTATGCCGCTGATCCTGTTTCCATTTTTGGAGGGATCGTTGCGGTCAATGATAGGGTGGATGCCGATACGGCAGAACAATTGGCGAACATATTTCTGGAAGTAGTTATCGCCCCGGATTATAGTCGGAATGCGCTTGATATTTTACAAAAGAAGAAAAACATTCGTCTTTTGAAAGTGGACATGGGCGGAGATCGGAATGTTCCCCACGCGCTTACATCAGTGAGCGGCGGGATGCTTGTGCAAGAAGACGACGTGAAAGGCTTGGCAGATACGGATGTGAAGGTGGCGACGAAACGAGCGCCCACATCTGAAGAATGGCGAAGGCTGGAATTTGCGTGGCGCGTTGTGAAACACGTGAAATCAAATGCCATCGTCTTAACGAAAGGCAACCGTACCATCGGTGTGGGCGCCGGGCAAATGAATCGGGTGGGCGCCGCTGAAATTACCATTGCACAAGCCCAATCTGATGCCGAAGGAAGTATGCTCGCTTCCGATGCATTTTTTCCCATGAAAGACACGATGGAAGTCGCGGTTAAAGCAGGAGTAACGGCGGTCATTCAACCCGGCGGCTCCAAGAGGGATCAAGAATCGATTGACGTCGCCGATGACGCAGGGATCACGATGGTGTTCACCGGCATGCGGCATTTCAGACACGCGTAAGGGGAGACGGTAAGATGAATGTTTTAGTGGTAGGGAGCGGGGGCCGTGAGCACGCCCTTGCTTGGAAATTGAACGCCAGTCCGATCGTGGAACGCGTTTATGTAGCGCCCGGCAATCCGGGGATGGAGCATGTGGCCGAGCGTCTGCCCATGGACGCAACGGATGGAGAAGCGTTGGCGGCGGTAGCGAAAAAACGTGACGTGGAGCTCACGATCATCGGACCGGAAGCATCGCTTTTGGCAGGCGTGGCTGATGTGTTTGCCCGGGAAGAGTTGAACGTATTCGGCCCAAAAAAGGATGCCGCCCGCATCGAAGGAAGCAAATCCTTCGCAAAAGATATAATGAAAAGGTACGGCATCCCTACGGCAGGATATGCCGTGTTTACCGATTATGAAGAGGCGTGTGCCTATGTGGAAGAAAAAGGTGCACCGATCGTTGTCAAAGCGGATGGTTTGGCTGCCGGAAAAGGGGTGACGGTCGCCATGACGATGCAGGAAGCATTTGATGCGTTGGCGGATGTCCTTCTGGATAATGCTTTCAGGAGCGGTGCTAAAGTCGTTCTTGAGGAATATTTACAGGGCGAAGAGATTTCTTTGATGGCGCTCGTGAACGGAGACACGGTCGTTCCGCTTGCGGAATCCCAGGATCATAAACGTGTCTATGATCATGATCAGGGGCCTAATACCGGCGGGATGGGTGCCTATTCTCCCGTCTCTCACGTCGAAACGGAAATGGTTGAAGAAGCGGTGGATGCGATTCTACGCCCGGCCGCAGCGGCAATGGTCACGGAAGGCGTTTCGTTTACCGGTGTGTTGTATGCTGGCTTAATGTTAACCGGAGAAGGGCCAAAAGTGATAGAATTTAACGCTCGTTTCGGCGACCCGGAAGCACAAGTGATTTTGCCGCGCCTGGAGGACGATCTCGCGACCGTATTCATGGACGTGCTTAATCATCGCGAGGTTGAGCTTACCTGGAAACCTGAAGCTATGCTCGGTGTTGTAGCCGCGGCGGACGGATACCCCGGTCCTTATCACAAAGGATTGCC
The Salicibibacter kimchii DNA segment above includes these coding regions:
- the purD gene encoding phosphoribosylamine--glycine ligase produces the protein MNVLVVGSGGREHALAWKLNASPIVERVYVAPGNPGMEHVAERLPMDATDGEALAAVAKKRDVELTIIGPEASLLAGVADVFAREELNVFGPKKDAARIEGSKSFAKDIMKRYGIPTAGYAVFTDYEEACAYVEEKGAPIVVKADGLAAGKGVTVAMTMQEAFDALADVLLDNAFRSGAKVVLEEYLQGEEISLMALVNGDTVVPLAESQDHKRVYDHDQGPNTGGMGAYSPVSHVETEMVEEAVDAILRPAAAAMVTEGVSFTGVLYAGLMLTGEGPKVIEFNARFGDPEAQVILPRLEDDLATVFMDVLNHREVELTWKPEAMLGVVAAADGYPGPYHKGLPVPSGAALGSEESMVFYAGVDGERNELWSSGGRVFLLGSLGETIEWSQKNVYDQLHTLNLEGYHYRSDIGSRGVTE
- the purH gene encoding bifunctional phosphoribosylaminoimidazolecarboxamide formyltransferase/IMP cyclohydrolase is translated as MKRALISVSDKTGIVDFAKALQEADFEIVSTGGTKRALEEAGVQVVGISEVTNFPEILDGRVKTLHPAIHGGLLANREKEAHREALHEHSIAPIDLVVVNLYPFKETIKKKGVEDADAIENIDIGGPAMLRAAAKNHAHVAVVTDPGDYSQVLEEARGNGLRFDTRRHLAAKAFRHTAAYDALVADYMTDEVFPETLTLTYEKKQALRYGENPHQGASFYQHPLPAVTSLAAAEQLHGKELSYNNINDSNAAFALVSEFSDTKAAVAVKHTNPCGVGIGDTLPRAFEEAYAADPVSIFGGIVAVNDRVDADTAEQLANIFLEVVIAPDYSRNALDILQKKKNIRLLKVDMGGDRNVPHALTSVSGGMLVQEDDVKGLADTDVKVATKRAPTSEEWRRLEFAWRVVKHVKSNAIVLTKGNRTIGVGAGQMNRVGAAEITIAQAQSDAEGSMLASDAFFPMKDTMEVAVKAGVTAVIQPGGSKRDQESIDVADDAGITMVFTGMRHFRHA